The region tcctttccgttttctagttagccatagtagtagtttcctacactagggaactactacactttatttaattttagtaagcaatttgtattgaagaagcagaagcctaccgacttgtggaggactgctcaagtactccaagaTTCGCCATACTCTGTTACTTCAATTGCCAggtttttattaaattattattattattgcccaaTTATTATTATGATTATGTTTGCCGCAATGTTGATCTATTTATGCTCTGTGTTTGccttatttaacatgtccggctaaattacCGATGTCGGTATGTAGCAATTTAAttagatgggatttaataataatcggtgaaaactctttttctcaaacaatattttaggctgaggtttttaatttaaatttaattaactttatcacaaaagcgtgagaagctatttaatacgattttgccacgagagtgggaaattagctaaggtgagaaccaacaatcgcgagagcgtgaggctcgagctgaatagtaaaaattaggcattgagtttaaaaatAGGGAGAGtactttaaaagcaattagaacttatttattttcaaaaagtaattttaacttcaaatgggacagcgagagcgtacattctgacttaaagttataggccgaatcaacaatcacgagagtgtgagataaagctttttaaataaatattttctactgagagatatttggcatttaaactattcaccggtgacttatcgaatccctgacaattaatgcgttgcatactgattccttccatcaattctttcttaaaactaaacttcccttagatttaatattctgcacccgaacttctactaatcattccattagctaaacatagtgacgtttgtaacactagtttgaccataggtccctgtgggatcgatatcttttaaaactaaagcgactggactgtgcacttgcagtcaagtacccgatatactatattttatatatagtcacGACAAACATcagcgcggtggcgactcttgttatttgatctctagcttatccatagcttgatgatcacgaatttaccgctacactcaccccttctgtttgaatgttgcaTCTACGTGGACATcatgcagatactcaggagtagaCCTTATTGAAGTAATTGGCAGACATATTTTTAGTGACTTCCATTAGTTGTCGTTGTGTAGTAGAATTCTGCTttgatcatgtaacatcgggttgggaTCGAATGTTTGGATTAAATTAAAATGTTTTATGATGAATCATATTATGTTGAATATTTTAAGTTGTTCAGTTGAACTGTTTACGACTCTTTATGATGTTATTAAAATTGAAGTTTAAGACTAAATGTCGTATGTTATTCTACCTTCTTTGAATGTTGATGTTGAATTCCACTACGATGATATCTAAATGAATGTGAGCATGTGATGACAAGTTAATATGTTTGTTGTAACCCGTGTTACGGGGCAGGATAACTTATCTTTTATGAAGTGTGACACCCTTGTGTTGGTGATTATTTAATTAATTCCATTAATTATTTGTGGGgtttagaagggtgttacattagttGCATGTAACGTCCAAGGCTGAAGAGTACagagagtggttacatgtaacacccgagggcgagggagtggttatcggtgcacgaggcatgacaatgagacactcctagaAGCTTATAaggaaaaaccgaattcacattGAAATGAGAGGTATCCTGAGGctgtgcaggtatgagactacatggttgaaggaaggcttctaaggattaattggtactcCCTATACCAtcaagatgcatcttcttttcggcagcctaacaaataagaacttcatagttaagcgtgcttgacttggagtagtatttggatgggtgaccttcttGGAAGTTTCCCAAAAAACGTGTGAGTGAGcacaaaacatgctgaaaagatCCGTGTTGGTTTGTGTCATCAGTTGATAATCTTGAAAGCAGTCTAGGGCATTACAGTCTCTACTTTTAGTATAGCATTCAATTGGTTGTAGTTGAAAGTACTTTGATCAAATTTGTGTTCATTATCATACTTTGATTGTAATTACGCATATTCGAGTTTTTCGATAGCGGTTCGATTAGATGATACAATCTGAGTCACTTCCGTTGCGCCataaattttttcaaaataatttttgTTCAAGATGTTAACATGGGATTTATTCAAGACTTTAGCCACCTCTAAAATAGGACCTGGATGTCGTCTATGTAACTGAAGTTACAACTCTCGGTCGGTCTAAAAATCTTATCATTCCTCTTTCTCCAAATGGACCAGATGCAAGCAAACCAAATTACTCTCTGCTAACTTTGTCTCCACTGCTAATGCCTGCAAAATGAACAAAATTTTGCCTTGCATAATTGTGAGAAACATAAAAAATATTGAGTCATCCTAAAACTTCGCTTCATGCCAACAAAACTGTCGGACATTCGAATAAAATGTGATGAAGACTTTCTTCATTTCCACAACCTAAAGAACATGAATTTTGAGATTCAACTAACATACATTATCTCTACTTAGAATTCTATTTTACCAAATTCTCTATGCGAAACCCGAGACTTTAAACGGGATAATTTTACTCCAAAATATAAATTAAAGAACcaacataaaaaaatattatagGATTTACACACTGCAAAAATCAAATTGATCCTAATGTATATAAAAATCAAATTTTATAAGATCCATATATTttcaagaaaaagaaaaagtaGAGTTAGTTAATACTATAATTAAGTtatataaaatgaaaaaaaaaaaatagaagatGCATTTATACCGTCAATAAATAATTATCATATAttcaataatatttttaaattaataatatgatATAGTTAAATgataaaattttattaaaaaataatataaaattattttacacttttaatgcattatttttaatcTCATATAAAATTGAAAGTGAAGTCAATAATTTGGACCTCTCTTTCCATTATCCTCGTATTACTTAATGTGCTAGAATATGGATGCCAGCCTCAAAATtcaaagaaagaaaataaaacaaaactCATCGATCAATAAGTTTTCCATCTACCATGCACATGCAATGGTTCATCAAATTAAAGTGACAGCTTTTCTTTCTAATTTTTGATAAATATCTCTATGATAACACTTAATTTAGGTATCACTGAGTTGGGGCCATTATGTTATCCTATAATACTACTACTTTCCTATATTTAGTTGCCTAACTGATTAACCCAATTTTAGATTAAATTGATTTTAATACATCCATAATAAGATGTTGTGAAATAGAGTTATAGTAATATATAATGCAACATATGCATATGTTCTGGTTCCCATAAAATCTTGTCTGAAAACACTTTTCAAATGTCAAAACCAGAAGCCCACAAGTGAAAGCAAGTAGCGAATAAAGTACTAGAGATAAAATTCAACATGCACCGCCAATAATAATTCTTCCATTATTTTTAGATCGGACTAAAAGTTAGAAAGTGGATACGGTTTAATTTCTTTATATTATGCAACCAATGAAATGATGTCTGAGATGGTTGAATGAAAACAATATCAGAATTGGTCTTTAAATTAAATTAGTCGGGGATACAGGtattgaaaaaaaattaaaaacattaCACTAAATTCTAACACCCTTCACTATTTACAAATATGGTAGCCAATAACATTTATAACTTTGATTTTCCTAAATTTATCTTTTCCTCTCTTTTAGTTTTAATTAATACTAGTTTgtaaaaatttaattaatataattatagTTTGATTAATATGTGATTTaacattaaaaataatattagtggtcaaataaaattaactattttaatattaaaaattagTTAATATAGTTCACAatttaaaattttgattttttttatatcaAAATATAAAGTTTTAAATAGTAAATCAAGTTTGATTAATAGCGTACCAAAAGttgattaataaaattcaaaatttagttaattaattctcatatataaaaaaaagtattaaataataaaataaaattattaataaaatataaaGATTGATTAATACAATTCATAATTTaataattttatatattttattgattaataaagtaataaaaataattaataacTTATATGAAAATTAAGTCGTTAATAATATAAATTTTTGTGGTCAATGTGTTTATGAAATGGGCTAATGACAgattttatatttatattataaaataatttttttgaaaatatttttatagATCCGGTGTAATTAATGTCAAATTTTAGTGTCAATGTAATTTGATTAGATTCTTGTGCATAAAAAATTTATAGTGGCAGTTCATAATTAAATTAAGTGTATCTATGATAAACTCTGAGATATTTAAACTTTGAGAAACATACAATCGAACCAACTAATTAATAGAAATTAAAGAAACACGTACGAGATGCTTTTTCATTGAAAGGTGAAACACACCGTCGTGTATATCATATTAAGTACACATGACATTGAATGGAAAGAAACAGCACCGACATTGAAGTTACATTTCTCTAACAATTATGGCTTGTTTGGAGATAAAGTTTGGTAAATGAAAGAAAGAAGTTTCGTCGTGATGAGAGGTGCCAAGAACAGATGAATTTCGAATTGTCACTATAGTGTAAGAGTGTGTCAGTATGATGAAGTTGTGTACAAAGGTTTAGAAGTTTAACTTTTTCTCCTTTTGTGTGAAAAACAGGTGCAACGAACGCTGTGAATAATTGTGGAAAAACAGTGTGCATGCATTAAATGGGATGAGCTACTATTGTTTGTTAGTAGTTGAAACGAATTAAAGAGTTAGGGGGACCAATATAGTAAAACATATATCCTTCCTGGGGTTATAAAAGCCTCTCATCATGCTAGTTGATATGTACTACACCAACCACACAGGATCAAAGAGAGTGTGAGTGATTTCATATAGTAAAGATGTTACTAGAGAACAAGAAAACAGCGTTATTGTTATTGCTTTGTGCGCATGTTTTTGTGGCCGATATTGTGGTTGCAAGGAATGTGGCAAATGTAAACAATGAAGAGGAGAAGAACCTTGTAGGATTTGGTAAGGGAGGTGGATTTGGAGTTGGATTTGGTGGAGGAGGAGGAGCTGGTGGAGCTGGAGCTGGAGGAGGAGGAGGACTTGGAGGTGGTGCAGGTGGTGGAGGAGGGTTTGGTGGAGGTGTAGGTGGGGGCGGTGGACTTGGAGGTGGAGGAGGGTTTGGTGGAGGTGCCGGTGGAGGGCATGGGATAGGAGGTGGGATTGGTAAAGGAGGAGGAATTGGCGGTGGGATAGGAAAAGGTGGAGGACTTGGTGGGGGTGGTGGCTTTGGAAAAGGTGGAGGCGTAGGAGGTGGAACAGGTAAAGGTGGAGGACTGGGAGGTGGTCATGGTGGAGGGTTAGGAGGTGGTGGTGGCTTTGGAAAAGGTGGTGGTGTTGGAGGTGGAATAGGTAAAGGTGGAGGACTAGGAGGTGGTCATGGTGGAGGGTTAGGAGGTGGTGGTGGCTTTGGAAAAGGTGGTGGTGTTGGAGGTGGAATAGGTAAAGGTGGAGGATTAGGAGGTGGTGGCTTTGGAAAAGGTGGTGGTGTTGGAGGAGGTGCAGGTGGTGGTTTTGGAAAGGGTGGTGGCATTGGCAAGGGTGGAGGTCTTGGTGGTGGAGGTGGTATAGGAAAAGGTGGTGGTGTAGGCGGTGGGATTGGTAAAGGTGGAGGTCTTGGTGGTGGTGGAGGTTTTGGAAAAGGTGGTGGTGTAGGGAGTGGAATTGGCAAAGGTGGAGGTCTTGGTGGTGGTGGAGGCTTTGGAAAAGGTGGTGGTGTAGGAGGTGGAATTGGCAAAGGTGGAGGTTTAGGTGGTGGTTCAGGTGGAGGTGGCGGTTTAGGTGGTGGTGTTGGAGGTGGTTCTGGCACTGGTATTGGTGGTGGAATTGGGAAAGGTGGAGGTTTTGGTGGAAGTGTTGGAGGTGGTTCAGGCGGAGG is a window of Lathyrus oleraceus cultivar Zhongwan6 chromosome 6, CAAS_Psat_ZW6_1.0, whole genome shotgun sequence DNA encoding:
- the LOC127096750 gene encoding glycine-rich cell wall structural protein isoform X3; the protein is MLLENKKTALLLLLCAHVFVADIVVARNVANVNNEEEKNLVGFGKGGGFGVGFGGGGGAGGAGAGGGGGLGGGAGGGGGFGGGVGGGGGLGGGGGFGGGAGGGHGIGGGIGKGGGIGGGIGKGGGLGGGGGFGKGGGVGGGTGKGGGLGGGHGGGLGGGGGFGKGGGVGGGIGKGGGLGGGHGGGLGGGGGFGKGGGVGGGAGGGFGKGGGIGKGGGLGGGGGIGKGGGVGGGIGKGGGLGGGGGFGKGGGVGSGIGKGGGLGGGGGFGKGGGVGGGIGKGGGLGGGSGGGGGLGGGVGGGSGTGIGGGIGKGGGFGGSVGGGSGGGLGGGVGGGSGGGLGGGVGGGSGSGLGGGFGKGGGFGGGAGGGSGGGIGGGFGKGGGFGGGVGGGAGGGFGGGAGGGFGGGGGGGGGGGGGGIGKLHH
- the LOC127096750 gene encoding glycine-rich cell wall structural protein isoform X4, giving the protein MLLENKKTALLLLLCAHVFVADIVVARNVANVNNEEEKNLVGFGKGGGFGVGFGGGGGAGGAGAGGGGGLGGGAGGGGGFGGGVGGGGGLGGGGGFGGGAGGGHGIGGGIGKGGGIGGGIGKGGGLGGGGGFGKGGGVGGGTGKGGGLGGGHGGGLGGGGGFGKGGGVGGGAGGGFGKGGGIGKGGGLGGGGGIGKGGGVGGGIGKGGGLGGGGGFGKGGGVGSGIGKGGGLGGGGGFGKGGGVGGGIGKGGGLGGGSGGGGGLGGGVGGGSGTGIGGGIGKGGGFGGSVGGGSGGGLGGGVGGGSGGGLGGGVGGGSGSGLGGGFGKGGGFGGGAGGGSGGGIGGGFGKGGGFGGGVGGGAGGGFGGGAGGGFGGGGGGGGGGGGGGIGKLHH
- the LOC127096750 gene encoding glycine-rich cell wall structural protein isoform X2, which encodes MLLENKKTALLLLLCAHVFVADIVVARNVANVNNEEEKNLVGFGKGGGFGVGFGGGGGAGGAGAGGGGGLGGGAGGGGGFGGGVGGGGGLGGGGGFGGGAGGGHGIGGGIGKGGGIGGGIGKGGGLGGGGGFGKGGGVGGGTGKGGGLGGGHGGGLGGGGGFGKGGGVGGGIGKGGGLGGGHGGGLGGGGGFGKGGGVGGGIGKGGGLGGGGFGKGGGVGGGAGGGFGKGGGIGKGGGLGGGGGIGKGGGVGGGIGKGGGLGGGGGFGKGGGVGSGIGKGGGLGGGGGFGKGGGVGGGIGKGGGLGGGSGGGGGLGGGVGGGSGTGIGGGIGKGGGFGGGVGGGSGGGLGGGVGGGSGSGLGGGFGKGGGFGGGAGGGSGGGIGGGFGKGGGFGGGVGGGAGGGFGGGAGGGFGGGGGGGGGGGGGGIGKLHH
- the LOC127096750 gene encoding glycine-rich cell wall structural protein isoform X1, encoding MLLENKKTALLLLLCAHVFVADIVVARNVANVNNEEEKNLVGFGKGGGFGVGFGGGGGAGGAGAGGGGGLGGGAGGGGGFGGGVGGGGGLGGGGGFGGGAGGGHGIGGGIGKGGGIGGGIGKGGGLGGGGGFGKGGGVGGGTGKGGGLGGGHGGGLGGGGGFGKGGGVGGGIGKGGGLGGGHGGGLGGGGGFGKGGGVGGGIGKGGGLGGGGFGKGGGVGGGAGGGFGKGGGIGKGGGLGGGGGIGKGGGVGGGIGKGGGLGGGGGFGKGGGVGSGIGKGGGLGGGGGFGKGGGVGGGIGKGGGLGGGSGGGGGLGGGVGGGSGTGIGGGIGKGGGFGGSVGGGSGGGLGGGVGGGSGGGLGGGVGGGSGSGLGGGFGKGGGFGGGAGGGSGGGIGGGFGKGGGFGGGVGGGAGGGFGGGAGGGFGGGGGGGGGGGGGGIGKLHH